A region of the Nitrososphaerota archaeon genome:
CGTTAGAACGCTTTGCAAATGAGTTGAAAGAGTTAGATCGTGGGTGTGAAGCCTACCTCTTTGGGAGCTACGCTAGAGGCGACTGGCTTGCTGAAAGCGACGTAGACATCATAGTCGTCTCATCCATATTCGAGGGTTTAGATTTCGGCAAAAGATACGTGAAGGTGAGAAGGCTTCTTCCGAACTGGTTGTCTACTGAGCTCCTACTATATACGCCAGCTGAGTTCCAGAGAGCAAAGAAGAGAAGCGTGATCATAAAGGATGCCATGAGGCACTGGGTTAAGCTGGCGTAGAGCTACAGCGTTTAGGTTTACCTTTACGTATTCTACGGTATTCTCATTTATCTGCCTATT
Encoded here:
- a CDS encoding nucleotidyltransferase domain-containing protein, translated to MSSALEALDLPRRVKAALERFANELKELDRGCEAYLFGSYARGDWLAESDVDIIVVSSIFEGLDFGKRYVKVRRLLPNWLSTELLLYTPAEFQRAKKRSVIIKDAMRHWVKLA